From Rutidosis leptorrhynchoides isolate AG116_Rl617_1_P2 chromosome 3, CSIRO_AGI_Rlap_v1, whole genome shotgun sequence, a single genomic window includes:
- the LOC139896878 gene encoding uncharacterized protein — translation MERELQNLKLVGTDLASYNRRFFELALMCPNMVTPERRKITLYVKGLTENIQGGVTTSNPRTVQEAVEMAHELMDQIEQRRKAPASTETRSFDNKRKWSNNNSGKNYNQQPYKKQEIAKGDTIAPSTNFGYKGKYLLCVKCNRHHPGTCNKVCDKCKKNGHLAKDCKAGINVCFGCGKTGHFRKDCPNVNKNAEPARGRAFNINSSEAHDDPKLVTGP, via the exons ATGGAGAGGGAACTCCAGAACTTGAAACTGGTTGGCACTGATTTAGCTAGCTATAATAGAAGATTCTTTGAGCTTGCTCTTATGTGTCCGAACATGGTTACTCCTGAGCGCCGAAAGATCACTTTGTATGTGAAAGGGTTAACTGAGAACATCCAGGGTGGTGTAACTACTTCAAATCCAAGAACGGTACAGGAAGCCGTTGAGATGGCCCATGAATTGATGGATCAAATTGAGCAGCGAAGAAAAGCTCCTGCATCAACTGAGACAAGGTCGtttgataacaaaagaaagtggagtAACAATAATTCTGGAAAGAACTACAACCAGCAACCCTACAAGAAACAGGAAATAGCCAAGGGTGACACTATTGCCCCGAGTACCAACTTTGGGTATAAGGGAAAATATCTGTTATGTGTTAAGTGTAACAGGCATCACCCGGGAACTTGCAACAAGGTTTGTGATAAATGTAAGAAAAATGGGCACTTGGCCAAGGATTGTAAAGCAGGTATAAACgtttgttttggatgcgggaagactGGTCATTTTAGAAAGGATTGCCCGAATGTGAACAAGAATGCTGAACCTGCTAGAGgcagagctttcaacatcaactccaGTGAAGCTCATGATGATCCCaagttagtcacgg GTCCTTAG